One genomic window of Branchiostoma lanceolatum isolate klBraLanc5 chromosome 5, klBraLanc5.hap2, whole genome shotgun sequence includes the following:
- the LOC136434406 gene encoding NLR family CARD domain-containing protein 4-like, producing the protein MPFSLVISLQGKVSIQMKQDSGKVRTAEEEVVKIFKKLGGTTAFEIKKDPNGDERVHLTIEGTFEGVTTIDQKIDVSNVIEGEFKRSVKDHCKTRLKTFKPLIWNDDFQLTYSDIFTELDLIQTYGKQHKVYKQNLWSDEQEGKLNSLDDVLSLNDTRSSAAQRVILVEGEAGVGKTTFLSKEAIGAVAKKTVLGKRHDIVLLIRLREVRKGETIENIVLDQCYPDTDQCFPVEEILRNNKSKVLFLLDGYDELLPRARTDEQAIPRLLSGKKYPDSMIVITSRPSAGVQKYLQPDYHLRIMGFSREHVDRYISQYFTVRRTPELAGGLIAFLKETWPVTDLMYTPIFLMLVCVLWEEDPSIDSPRTMTELYSELLTCLVKKHCKREGVRLPTGELPSNVAKSLRQLGELALKAMLRNETLIDYAKVKKKDVNWELLLNIGVVCLEESASKLHPRKQYNFSHKTMQEFLAGRYFAHALVKQVKQGKQVNQEEGNRGIDKMMQLMSTSVTKTLEYGHQLQFTCGCHTKAARTVLDKLSHLSRQEFSNFLTNVVGKREMPYLSSKRSFEEYRSFVLLCLDILNERKEPEVLKAVSKALPLISISLKESSNVRRIKQQAALKYYLENIQHLHLRDRVILSISKIGTEEALRYLDQTFTSPIEGLRLDLGLRHVTFSTSDQTAKLASVLEKVPQLRALELSWAGLAPSSLKSLVEGFRHMSELEELDLVMNRKLGNDGIKVLHVKLSSVPHLTILRLSHVDMTTVGMSTLAPSMGCLMKLTELDVSHNEIGDAGLESLTTVLQYFTEMRVLLIAGIGISTKGMRTLVPALCLLTKLSTLDISENDIGDAGLECLADKFQGHKGVDPLYLKDMKVLKLVEIGIGNSGISALAKVLAHLVNFQVLDVSNNDIGDSGIFSLVQAFFQPSRLHRRKQSAYGSLQELHIGRNKEVTEAGLEMIVEPIGTLQSLTWLDMSGGDYAETYDTVAMSGTYIHLPDAPAQTLARSLSRLVALERLDLWNIKLGLEGFQAMTKAATEHPKLQELHYDEELVPEGADTTASCLKLYGG; encoded by the exons ATGCCTTTCTCTCTTGTCATCTCTCTTCAAGGCAAAGTGTCAATCCAGATGAAGCAGGATAGTGGAAAGGTTAGGACAGCTGAAGAAGAAGTCgtaaaaatcttcaagaagCTCGGCGGAACTACAGCATTCGAGATTAAGAAAGACCCAAATGGGGATGAGAGAGTGCATCTCACCATTGAAGGAACGTTTGAAGGTGTGACAACGATAGACCAGAAGATTGACGTTTCAAACGTGATAGAAG GTGAATTCAAGAGATCTGTGAAGGATCACTGTAAGACGAGACTAAAAACATTTAAGCCTCTCATTTGGAACGATGACTTTCAACTTACCTACAGCGACATCTTCACAGAGTTAGACTTAATACAAACATATGGAAAGCAACATAAGGTGTACAAACAAAATCTTTGGTCAGATGAACAGGAAGGAAAACTCAACTCTTTAGATGATGTGTTAAGTCTTAATGACACAAGAAGTTCTGCAGCACAGAGGGTTATTCTTGTTGAAGGTGAAGCCGGAGTAGGGAAGACTACATTTCTGTCCAAAGAAGCGATAGGTGCTGTCGCAAAGAAAACAGTACTGGGAAAGCGGCACGATATCGTCCTGTTGATCCGACTCCGGGAGGTGAGAAAAGGGGAGACCATAGAAAATATAGTGCTAGATCAGTGTTATCCTGACACAGATCAGTGTTTTCCTGTTGAAGAAATCCTACGCAATAACAAGTCCAAAGTTCTTTTCCTCCTTGACGGATATGATGAGCTGCTTCCTAGGGCTAGGACAGATGAGCAGGCCATTCCTAGACTGCTTTCCGGTAAGAAATACCCCGACAGCATGATTGTGATAACCTCTCGACCATCAGCAGGAGTGCAGAAGTACCTGCAGCCAGACTATCACCTACGCATCATGGGCTTCTCCCGTGAACACGTAGATAGATACATAAGTCAGTATTTTACCGTCAGAAGAACACCTGAACTGGCAGGAGGGCTCATCGCATTTCTCAAAGAAACCTGGCCGGTCACTGATTTGATGTACACCCCGATTTTCCTGATGCTGGTCTGTGTGCTGTGGGAGGAGGACCCATCAATAGACTCTCCAAGGACTATGACAGAACTGTACAGCGAGCTGCTGACATGTTTGGTCAAAAAACACTGTAAACGAGAAGGGGTCCGACTGCCAACAGGCGAGCTGCCTTCAAACGTGGCTAAGTCATTGCGACAGCTTGGTGAACTTGCACTAAAGGCAATGCTAAGAAATGAAACCCTAATTGACTACGCAAAGGTAAAGAAAAAAGACGTGAATTGGGAGCTTCTATTGAACATTGGTGTGGTCTGCTTGGAGGAGTCTGCATCTAAATTGCATCCAAGGAAACAATACAATTTTTCACACAAGACGATGCAAGAGTTCCTGGCCGGACGATATTTTGCTCATGCTTTGGTGAAGCAAGTGAAGCAAGGAAAGCAAGTGAACCAAGAAGAGGGGAATCGGGGCATCGATAAGATGATGCAGCTTATGAGTACCTCTGTCACAAAGACCCTTGAATATGGTCACCAGCTTCAGTTCACTTGCGGTTGTCACACAAAGGCGGCTCGAACTGTCTTGGATAAACTAAGTCATCTCAGTAGGCAAGAATTTTCAAATTTCCTGACAAATGTAGTTGGAAAACGCGAAATGCCTTACCTCTCGTCAAAGAGATCATTTGAAGAATACAGAAGCTTTGTTCTGCTCTGCTTGGACATTCTGAATGAAAGAAAGGAACCAGAGGTATTAAAAGCTGTTAGCAAAGCCCTGCCGCTAATCAGCATTTCACTGAAGGAGTCCTCAAATGTCAGAAGAATCAAACAACAAGCTGCTCTTAAGTATTATTTGGAAAACATCCAGCATTTACATCTCAGAGACAGAGTGATACTTTCAATATCTAAGATTGGTACCGAAGAAGCTCTTCGGTACCTGGATCAGACTTTTACCTCTCCCATTGAAGGTCTGCGATTAGACTTAGGGCTAAGGCATGTGACATTTTCAACAAGTGATCAGACGGCCAAGCTGGCTTCTGTTCTGGAGAAAGTTCCACAGCTGAGGGCTCTTGAACTGTCATGGGCAGGGCTAGCACCATCATCCCTCAAGTCACTGGTGGAGGGCTTCAGACACATGTCTGAGCTAGAGGAGCTTGATCTTGTCATGAACCGTAAACTTGGCAATGATGGGATAAAAGTTCTCCATGTTAAACTGTCTAGTGTTCCACATCTTACCATACTCCGCCTTAGTCATGTTGACATGACGACCGTTGGCATGTCAACCCTAGCTCCTTCCATGGGCTGCCTAATGAAGCTGACAGAACTAGATGTAAGTCATAATGAGATTGGTGATGCTGGGCTGGAATCACTCACCACTGTTCTCCAATATTTCACAGAAATGCGTGTGTTGCTCATAGCTGGAATCGGTATCAGTACCAAAGGCATGCGCACGCTGGTCCCTGCACTGTGTCTGTTAACCAAATTGAGTACATTGGACATTTCTGAGAATGACATAGGAGATGCGGGGTTGGAATGCCTGGCCGATAAGTTTCAAGGGCATAAAGGTGTCGATCCACTCTACCTCAAGGATATGAAAGTGTTAAAACTCGTAGAGATAGGTATAGGTAACAGTGGAATATCAGCCCTGGCCAAAGTTTTGGCTCACTTGGTGAACTTTCAGGTGTTGGACGTGAGTAACAATGATATAGGGGACTCGGGGATTTTCTCACTAGTCCAAGCATTCTTCCAACCTAGCCGTTTGCACCGTCGGAAACAAAGCGCATATGGTTCACTACAGGAGCTACACATCGGAAGGAATAAGGAAGTAACAGAAGCCGGTCTGGAAATGATCGTAGAACCCATCGGCACATTGCAGTCACTAACCTGGCTGGACATGTCTGGTGGCGACTACGCTGAAACATATGACACTGTGGCCATGTCTGGAACATATATACACCTACCGGACGCTCCGGCCCAAACTCTGGCTAGATCTTTAAGCAGACTCGTTGCATTAGAACGGCTTGACCTGTGGAACATCAAACTGGGGCTTGaaggattccaggctatgaCGAAGGCTGCTACGGAACATCCCAAACTGCAGGAGCTGCA CTACGATGAAGAGCTAGTTCCAGAGGGCGCAGACACCACGGCCAGTTGCCTGAAGCTCTATGGGGGATAG